The following proteins are co-located in the Triplophysa dalaica isolate WHDGS20190420 chromosome 2, ASM1584641v1, whole genome shotgun sequence genome:
- the rbm47 gene encoding RNA-binding protein 47 isoform X1, with translation MTAEDSASAVAMSNPSPSSTSIDPSGYPQPQSAVPEGVAGAPNEAALLTLMERTGYGMVQENGQRKYGPPPGWQAQSPPRGCEIFVGKIPRDVYEDELVPAFESVGRIYEMRLMMDFDGKNRGYAFVMYTQKHEAKRAVRELNNYEIRPGRLLGVCSSVDNCRLFIGGIPKTKKREEILEEVSKVTEGVLDVIVYASAADKMKNRGFAFVEYESHRAAAMARRKLMPGRIQLWGHQIAVDWAEPEIDVDEDVMETVKILYVRNLMIETSEEALRQTFSQYNPGCVERVKKIRDYAFVHFASRDDAVVAMDNLNGTEIEGSRIEVTLAKPVDKEQYTRYQKASKGSVAVTTVESPQQQQSYVYQCDPYTLAYYSYPYNTLIGPNREYFIKAGTVRGRGRAGAGNRGPGPRGSYLGGYSAGRGIYSRYHDGKGKLLDKPYELMTNLELAAVNQVGIKPGTMGLQALGGQYPAMYSTAPASKLMEEGKMHAVEHILNPLALQHDPATAHATAAGIPTVSTPPPFQGRPITPVYPMHHNVQRIPATAAGLYGAGYMPIAANSATLQALQKNALAAYGGYAGYVHHAFPTAATFQMPIHDIYQTY, from the exons ATGACAGCAGAAGACTCCGCCTCTGCCGTTGCAATGAGTAACCCTAGCCCTTCCTCAACTTCCATTGACCCCTCTGGATATCCTCAGCCTCAAAGCGCTGTCCCGGAGGGCGTGGCCGGGGCCCCCAATGAAGCTGCACTTTTGACCTTGATGGAGCGGACCGGCTACGGAATGGTCCAAGAAAACGGACAGCGCAAATATGGCCCGCCCCCTGGCTGGCAAGCCCAATCCCCACCACGTGGCTGTGAAATATTTGTGGGTAAAATCCCACGTGACGTTTATGAAGACGAGCTGGTGCCAGCATTTGAGTCTGTTGGACGGATCTATGAGATGCGTCTAATGATGGACTTTGATGGAAAGAACCGTGGCTACGCGTTCGTCATGTACACGCAGAAGCACGAAGCTAAGCGAGCTGTTCGCGAACTCAATAACTATGAAATCCGTCCAGGAAGGTTGCTTGGGGTTTGCTCTAGTGTAGATAACTGCCGACTCTTCATTGGTGGAATCCCAAAGACGAAGAAACGAGAGGAGATCCTGGAGGAGGTTTCCAAGGTGACGGAAGGGGTGTTGGATGTGATCGTGTATGCTAGCGCGGCGGACAAGATGAAGAATCGTGGATTTGCCTTTGTAGAGTACGAGTCGCACCGTGCTGCTGCTATGGCCAGAAGAAAGCTCATGCCAGGACGAATTCAG CTCTGGGGGCACCAGATTGCAGTTGATTGGGCAGAACCTGAGATTGACGTAGACGAGGACGTCATGGAAACAGTAAAGATCCTATATGTACGGAACCTGATGATAGAGACCAGCGAGGAGGCTCTGCGGCAGACCTTCAGCCAATACAACCCTGGTTGCGTAGAACGTGTCAAAAAAATTCGAGACTACGCCTTTGTTCACTTTGCCAGTCGGGATGATGCCGTGGTTGCCATGGACAACCTTAATGGCACGGAGATCGAAGGCTCCCGGATCGAAGTGACCCTGGCCAAGCCTGTAGATAAGGAGCAGTACACTCGCTATCAGAAGGCGTCGAAAGGGTCGGTGGCCGTGACAACTGTCGAAAGCCCCCAACAGCAACAAAGTTATGTCTATCAGTGTGACCCGTACACGTTAGCCTACTATAGTTATCCATACAACACACTCATTGGACCCAACCGAGAATACTTCATCAAAG CAGGTACTGTTAGAGGCCGCGGTCGTGCCGGGGCTGGTAACAGGGGCCCAGGGCCTCGCGGCTCCTACCTTGGTGGCTATTCAGCTGGCCGAGGAATTTACAGCCGCTACCATGACGGGAAAGGCAAACTGCTGGACAAACCTTACGAGCTCATGACCAATCTAGAGCTGGCAGCTGTGAACCAAGTGGGCATCAAGCCTGGCACAA tgGGACTTCAAGCTCTCGGTGGGCAATACCCTGCCATGTATTCTACTGCTCCAGCGTCTAAATTAATGGAGGAGGGGAAGATGCATGCTGTGGAGCACATTTTAAATCCTCTGGCCCTCCAGCATGACCCCGCCACGGCCCACGCCACTGCTGCTGGCATACCTACTGTCTCCACACCTCCTCCTTTCCAG GGTCGTCCTATAACTCCAGTCTATCCCATGCATCATAACGTCCAGAGGATCCCAGCCACTGCCGCCGGTCTGTACGGGGCCGGATACATGCCAATAGCTGCCAACTCTGCAACTCTGCAAGCGTTGCAGAAGAACGCTCTGGCAGCCTACGGAGGATACGCCGGGTACGTGCATCATGCCTTCCCCACTGCGGCCACCTTCCAGATGCCTATTCACGACATATACCAGACCTACTGA
- the rbm47 gene encoding RNA-binding protein 47 isoform X3: MTAEDSASAVAMSNPSPSSTSIDPSGYPQPQSAVPEGVAGAPNEAALLTLMERTGYGMVQENGQRKYGPPPGWQAQSPPRGCEIFVGKIPRDVYEDELVPAFESVGRIYEMRLMMDFDGKNRGYAFVMYTQKHEAKRAVRELNNYEIRPGRLLGVCSSVDNCRLFIGGIPKTKKREEILEEVSKVTEGVLDVIVYASAADKMKNRGFAFVEYESHRAAAMARRKLMPGRIQLWGHQIAVDWAEPEIDVDEDVMETVKILYVRNLMIETSEEALRQTFSQYNPGCVERVKKIRDYAFVHFASRDDAVVAMDNLNGTEIEGSRIEVTLAKPVDKEQYTRYQKASKGSVAVTTVESPQQQQSYVYQCDPYTLAYYSYPYNTLIGPNREYFIKVGLQALGGQYPAMYSTAPASKLMEEGKMHAVEHILNPLALQHDPATAHATAAGIPTVSTPPPFQGRPITPVYPMHHNVQRIPATAAGLYGAGYMPIAANSATLQALQKNALAAYGGYAGYVHHAFPTAATFQMPIHDIYQTY; encoded by the exons ATGACAGCAGAAGACTCCGCCTCTGCCGTTGCAATGAGTAACCCTAGCCCTTCCTCAACTTCCATTGACCCCTCTGGATATCCTCAGCCTCAAAGCGCTGTCCCGGAGGGCGTGGCCGGGGCCCCCAATGAAGCTGCACTTTTGACCTTGATGGAGCGGACCGGCTACGGAATGGTCCAAGAAAACGGACAGCGCAAATATGGCCCGCCCCCTGGCTGGCAAGCCCAATCCCCACCACGTGGCTGTGAAATATTTGTGGGTAAAATCCCACGTGACGTTTATGAAGACGAGCTGGTGCCAGCATTTGAGTCTGTTGGACGGATCTATGAGATGCGTCTAATGATGGACTTTGATGGAAAGAACCGTGGCTACGCGTTCGTCATGTACACGCAGAAGCACGAAGCTAAGCGAGCTGTTCGCGAACTCAATAACTATGAAATCCGTCCAGGAAGGTTGCTTGGGGTTTGCTCTAGTGTAGATAACTGCCGACTCTTCATTGGTGGAATCCCAAAGACGAAGAAACGAGAGGAGATCCTGGAGGAGGTTTCCAAGGTGACGGAAGGGGTGTTGGATGTGATCGTGTATGCTAGCGCGGCGGACAAGATGAAGAATCGTGGATTTGCCTTTGTAGAGTACGAGTCGCACCGTGCTGCTGCTATGGCCAGAAGAAAGCTCATGCCAGGACGAATTCAG CTCTGGGGGCACCAGATTGCAGTTGATTGGGCAGAACCTGAGATTGACGTAGACGAGGACGTCATGGAAACAGTAAAGATCCTATATGTACGGAACCTGATGATAGAGACCAGCGAGGAGGCTCTGCGGCAGACCTTCAGCCAATACAACCCTGGTTGCGTAGAACGTGTCAAAAAAATTCGAGACTACGCCTTTGTTCACTTTGCCAGTCGGGATGATGCCGTGGTTGCCATGGACAACCTTAATGGCACGGAGATCGAAGGCTCCCGGATCGAAGTGACCCTGGCCAAGCCTGTAGATAAGGAGCAGTACACTCGCTATCAGAAGGCGTCGAAAGGGTCGGTGGCCGTGACAACTGTCGAAAGCCCCCAACAGCAACAAAGTTATGTCTATCAGTGTGACCCGTACACGTTAGCCTACTATAGTTATCCATACAACACACTCATTGGACCCAACCGAGAATACTTCATCAAAG tgGGACTTCAAGCTCTCGGTGGGCAATACCCTGCCATGTATTCTACTGCTCCAGCGTCTAAATTAATGGAGGAGGGGAAGATGCATGCTGTGGAGCACATTTTAAATCCTCTGGCCCTCCAGCATGACCCCGCCACGGCCCACGCCACTGCTGCTGGCATACCTACTGTCTCCACACCTCCTCCTTTCCAG GGTCGTCCTATAACTCCAGTCTATCCCATGCATCATAACGTCCAGAGGATCCCAGCCACTGCCGCCGGTCTGTACGGGGCCGGATACATGCCAATAGCTGCCAACTCTGCAACTCTGCAAGCGTTGCAGAAGAACGCTCTGGCAGCCTACGGAGGATACGCCGGGTACGTGCATCATGCCTTCCCCACTGCGGCCACCTTCCAGATGCCTATTCACGACATATACCAGACCTACTGA
- the rbm47 gene encoding RNA-binding protein 47 isoform X2: MTAEDSASAVAMSNPSPSSTSIDPSGYPQPQSAVPEGVAGAPNEAALLTLMERTGYGMVQENGQRKYGPPPGWQAQSPPRGCEIFVGKIPRDVYEDELVPAFESVGRIYEMRLMMDFDGKNRGYAFVMYTQKHEAKRAVRELNNYEIRPGRLLGVCSSVDNCRLFIGGIPKTKKREEILEEVSKVTEGVLDVIVYASAADKMKNRGFAFVEYESHRAAAMARRKLMPGRIQLWGHQIAVDWAEPEIDVDEDVMETVKILYVRNLMIETSEEALRQTFSQYNPGCVERVKKIRDYAFVHFASRDDAVVAMDNLNGTEIEGSRIEVTLAKPVDKEQYTRYQKASKGSVAVTTVESPQQQQSYVYQCDPYTLAYYSYPYNTLIGPNREYFIKGTVRGRGRAGAGNRGPGPRGSYLGGYSAGRGIYSRYHDGKGKLLDKPYELMTNLELAAVNQVGIKPGTMGLQALGGQYPAMYSTAPASKLMEEGKMHAVEHILNPLALQHDPATAHATAAGIPTVSTPPPFQGRPITPVYPMHHNVQRIPATAAGLYGAGYMPIAANSATLQALQKNALAAYGGYAGYVHHAFPTAATFQMPIHDIYQTY; the protein is encoded by the exons ATGACAGCAGAAGACTCCGCCTCTGCCGTTGCAATGAGTAACCCTAGCCCTTCCTCAACTTCCATTGACCCCTCTGGATATCCTCAGCCTCAAAGCGCTGTCCCGGAGGGCGTGGCCGGGGCCCCCAATGAAGCTGCACTTTTGACCTTGATGGAGCGGACCGGCTACGGAATGGTCCAAGAAAACGGACAGCGCAAATATGGCCCGCCCCCTGGCTGGCAAGCCCAATCCCCACCACGTGGCTGTGAAATATTTGTGGGTAAAATCCCACGTGACGTTTATGAAGACGAGCTGGTGCCAGCATTTGAGTCTGTTGGACGGATCTATGAGATGCGTCTAATGATGGACTTTGATGGAAAGAACCGTGGCTACGCGTTCGTCATGTACACGCAGAAGCACGAAGCTAAGCGAGCTGTTCGCGAACTCAATAACTATGAAATCCGTCCAGGAAGGTTGCTTGGGGTTTGCTCTAGTGTAGATAACTGCCGACTCTTCATTGGTGGAATCCCAAAGACGAAGAAACGAGAGGAGATCCTGGAGGAGGTTTCCAAGGTGACGGAAGGGGTGTTGGATGTGATCGTGTATGCTAGCGCGGCGGACAAGATGAAGAATCGTGGATTTGCCTTTGTAGAGTACGAGTCGCACCGTGCTGCTGCTATGGCCAGAAGAAAGCTCATGCCAGGACGAATTCAG CTCTGGGGGCACCAGATTGCAGTTGATTGGGCAGAACCTGAGATTGACGTAGACGAGGACGTCATGGAAACAGTAAAGATCCTATATGTACGGAACCTGATGATAGAGACCAGCGAGGAGGCTCTGCGGCAGACCTTCAGCCAATACAACCCTGGTTGCGTAGAACGTGTCAAAAAAATTCGAGACTACGCCTTTGTTCACTTTGCCAGTCGGGATGATGCCGTGGTTGCCATGGACAACCTTAATGGCACGGAGATCGAAGGCTCCCGGATCGAAGTGACCCTGGCCAAGCCTGTAGATAAGGAGCAGTACACTCGCTATCAGAAGGCGTCGAAAGGGTCGGTGGCCGTGACAACTGTCGAAAGCCCCCAACAGCAACAAAGTTATGTCTATCAGTGTGACCCGTACACGTTAGCCTACTATAGTTATCCATACAACACACTCATTGGACCCAACCGAGAATACTTCATCAAAG GTACTGTTAGAGGCCGCGGTCGTGCCGGGGCTGGTAACAGGGGCCCAGGGCCTCGCGGCTCCTACCTTGGTGGCTATTCAGCTGGCCGAGGAATTTACAGCCGCTACCATGACGGGAAAGGCAAACTGCTGGACAAACCTTACGAGCTCATGACCAATCTAGAGCTGGCAGCTGTGAACCAAGTGGGCATCAAGCCTGGCACAA tgGGACTTCAAGCTCTCGGTGGGCAATACCCTGCCATGTATTCTACTGCTCCAGCGTCTAAATTAATGGAGGAGGGGAAGATGCATGCTGTGGAGCACATTTTAAATCCTCTGGCCCTCCAGCATGACCCCGCCACGGCCCACGCCACTGCTGCTGGCATACCTACTGTCTCCACACCTCCTCCTTTCCAG GGTCGTCCTATAACTCCAGTCTATCCCATGCATCATAACGTCCAGAGGATCCCAGCCACTGCCGCCGGTCTGTACGGGGCCGGATACATGCCAATAGCTGCCAACTCTGCAACTCTGCAAGCGTTGCAGAAGAACGCTCTGGCAGCCTACGGAGGATACGCCGGGTACGTGCATCATGCCTTCCCCACTGCGGCCACCTTCCAGATGCCTATTCACGACATATACCAGACCTACTGA
- the lap3 gene encoding cytosol aminopeptidase isoform X2 has product MLMPFKSVLLSAIRKHNRRLFSRSNATSSAKKGLVLGVYETKSDSDRIHFTESAAAIDRSLAGKLSELLSLSGPPLKTGKSRIFYGLHQDFPSVVVVGLGKSDAGVCGRENWDNRKESVRAAVSAGCRQLQDLQVAEVEVDPCGDGQSAAEGAVLGLFEYDDLKTKKKIRVTTQPHGSVDSASWQKGVLYGEGQNLARRLMEAPANYMTPTVFADTIEQKLSPFADRVTVHKRPQSWIESEQMGAFLSVSKGSEEPPVFLELHYKGALDSSQPPLVLVGKGITFDSGGISLKPSSGMDAMRADMGGAATVCSAIVTAAALKLPVNIIGLAPLCENMPSGKANKPGDVVRAKNGKTIQVDNTDAEGRLILADALCYAHNFSPRAIINAATLTGAMDVALGSAATGVFTNSDWLWERLHKASIVTGDRVWRMPLFQHYTKQIKDSALADLNNVGKYSRSGGACTAAAFLKEFVTADCWAHLDIAGVMTNKDEVPYLRKGMSGRPTRTLVELAALLASEH; this is encoded by the exons ATGCTGATGCCGTTTAAAAGCGTATTGCTTTCTGCAATACGAAAACATAATCGTCGACTGTTTTCACGTTCTAATGCCACCTCAAGTGCAAAGAAA gGTTTAGTTTTAGGCGTGTATGAGACAAAGTCAGACAGTGATCGGATACATTTCACGGAGTCTGCGGCCGCGATTGACAGATCACTCGCTGGAAAGCTGTCAGAACTGCTCTCGTT ATCTGGACCTCCTCTGAAGACAGGAAAGAGCAGGATCTTTTATGGTTTACATCAG GACTTTCCTAGTGTAGTTGTCGTGGGTCTTGGTAAGAGTGATGCAGGTGTATGTGGGAGAGAGAACTGGGATAATCGTAAGGAAAGCGTCCGTGCTGCGGTGTCAG CGGGCTGCAGGCAGCTCCAGGATCTGCAGGTTGCTGAAGTCGAGGTGGACCCATGTGGAGATGGGCAGTCAGCAGCAGAGGGTGCTGTGCTCGGCCTTTTTGAGTACGACGATCTCAAAACCAAGAAGAAGATCCGCGTCACGACTCAACCACATGGGAg TGTGGACTCTGCATCATGGCAGAAAGGTGTTCTGTATGGGGAAGGCCAGAACCTAGCCAGACGATTGATGGAAGCGCCAGCCAATTACATGACTCCTACAGTATTCGCAGACACGATAGAACAGAAGCTCTCACCCTTTGCAGATAGAGTTACTGTCCATAAGAG GCCTCAGTCTTGGATTGAAAGTGAGCAAATGGGGGCATTCCTCAGTGTGTCCAAAGGTTCAGAGGAGCCTCCTGTCTTTTTGGAGCTGCATTACAAAGGCGCTTTAGACTCTTCGCAACCTCCCCTTGTGCTGGTGGGTAAAGGAATCACCTTCGACAG TGGTGGAATCTCTCTGAAGCCATCATCAGGCATGGATGCCATGAGAGCAGATATGGGCGGAGCTGCCACTGTGTGTTCTGCTATTGTCACTGCAGCCGCCCTAAAACTACCAGTCAACATCATCG GTTTGGCACCATTGTGCGAAAACATGCCGAGTGGAAAAGCAAACAAGCCGGGTGATGTTGTCCGGGCCAAAAATGGCAAAACCATCCAG GTCGATAACACAGATGCAGAAGGCAGATTGATTCTAGCTGATGCCCTATGTTATGCTCATAATTTCAGTCCTAGAGCAATAATCAATGCAGCTACACTTACAg GTGCCATGGATGTTGCCTTGGGTTCTGCTGCAACAGGAGTGTTCACTAATTCAGACTGGCTGTGGGAACGACTGCATAAG GCCAGTATTGTTACTGGTGACAGGGTGTGGAGGATGCCGCTGTTTCAGCACTAcaccaaacaaataaaagacaGTGCATTGGCAGACCTGAACAACGTTGGAAAATACAGCCG TTCTGGAGGTGCCTGTACAGCTGCCGCCTTCCTGAAAGAGTTTGTGACAGCTGATTGTTGGGCTCATCTGGACATCGCGGGTGTGATGACCAACAAGGATGAAGTTCCCTACCTGCGGAAAGGAATGTCTGGAAGACCAACGCGCACTTTGGTGGAACTTGCTGCTCTCTTGGCTTCTGAACATTAA
- the lap3 gene encoding cytosol aminopeptidase isoform X1, producing the protein MLMPFKSVLLSAIRKHNRRLFSRSNATSSAKKGLVLGVYETKSDSDRIHFTESAAAIDRSLAGKLSELLSLSGPPLKTGKSRIFYGLHQDFPSVVVVGLGKSDAGVCGRENWDNRKESVRAAVSAGCRQLQDLQVAEVEVDPCGDGQSAAEGAVLGLFEYDDLKTKKKIRVTTQPHGSSVDSASWQKGVLYGEGQNLARRLMEAPANYMTPTVFADTIEQKLSPFADRVTVHKRPQSWIESEQMGAFLSVSKGSEEPPVFLELHYKGALDSSQPPLVLVGKGITFDSGGISLKPSSGMDAMRADMGGAATVCSAIVTAAALKLPVNIIGLAPLCENMPSGKANKPGDVVRAKNGKTIQVDNTDAEGRLILADALCYAHNFSPRAIINAATLTGAMDVALGSAATGVFTNSDWLWERLHKASIVTGDRVWRMPLFQHYTKQIKDSALADLNNVGKYSRSGGACTAAAFLKEFVTADCWAHLDIAGVMTNKDEVPYLRKGMSGRPTRTLVELAALLASEH; encoded by the exons ATGCTGATGCCGTTTAAAAGCGTATTGCTTTCTGCAATACGAAAACATAATCGTCGACTGTTTTCACGTTCTAATGCCACCTCAAGTGCAAAGAAA gGTTTAGTTTTAGGCGTGTATGAGACAAAGTCAGACAGTGATCGGATACATTTCACGGAGTCTGCGGCCGCGATTGACAGATCACTCGCTGGAAAGCTGTCAGAACTGCTCTCGTT ATCTGGACCTCCTCTGAAGACAGGAAAGAGCAGGATCTTTTATGGTTTACATCAG GACTTTCCTAGTGTAGTTGTCGTGGGTCTTGGTAAGAGTGATGCAGGTGTATGTGGGAGAGAGAACTGGGATAATCGTAAGGAAAGCGTCCGTGCTGCGGTGTCAG CGGGCTGCAGGCAGCTCCAGGATCTGCAGGTTGCTGAAGTCGAGGTGGACCCATGTGGAGATGGGCAGTCAGCAGCAGAGGGTGCTGTGCTCGGCCTTTTTGAGTACGACGATCTCAAAACCAAGAAGAAGATCCGCGTCACGACTCAACCACATGGGAg CAGTGTGGACTCTGCATCATGGCAGAAAGGTGTTCTGTATGGGGAAGGCCAGAACCTAGCCAGACGATTGATGGAAGCGCCAGCCAATTACATGACTCCTACAGTATTCGCAGACACGATAGAACAGAAGCTCTCACCCTTTGCAGATAGAGTTACTGTCCATAAGAG GCCTCAGTCTTGGATTGAAAGTGAGCAAATGGGGGCATTCCTCAGTGTGTCCAAAGGTTCAGAGGAGCCTCCTGTCTTTTTGGAGCTGCATTACAAAGGCGCTTTAGACTCTTCGCAACCTCCCCTTGTGCTGGTGGGTAAAGGAATCACCTTCGACAG TGGTGGAATCTCTCTGAAGCCATCATCAGGCATGGATGCCATGAGAGCAGATATGGGCGGAGCTGCCACTGTGTGTTCTGCTATTGTCACTGCAGCCGCCCTAAAACTACCAGTCAACATCATCG GTTTGGCACCATTGTGCGAAAACATGCCGAGTGGAAAAGCAAACAAGCCGGGTGATGTTGTCCGGGCCAAAAATGGCAAAACCATCCAG GTCGATAACACAGATGCAGAAGGCAGATTGATTCTAGCTGATGCCCTATGTTATGCTCATAATTTCAGTCCTAGAGCAATAATCAATGCAGCTACACTTACAg GTGCCATGGATGTTGCCTTGGGTTCTGCTGCAACAGGAGTGTTCACTAATTCAGACTGGCTGTGGGAACGACTGCATAAG GCCAGTATTGTTACTGGTGACAGGGTGTGGAGGATGCCGCTGTTTCAGCACTAcaccaaacaaataaaagacaGTGCATTGGCAGACCTGAACAACGTTGGAAAATACAGCCG TTCTGGAGGTGCCTGTACAGCTGCCGCCTTCCTGAAAGAGTTTGTGACAGCTGATTGTTGGGCTCATCTGGACATCGCGGGTGTGATGACCAACAAGGATGAAGTTCCCTACCTGCGGAAAGGAATGTCTGGAAGACCAACGCGCACTTTGGTGGAACTTGCTGCTCTCTTGGCTTCTGAACATTAA